Within the Candidatus Angelobacter sp. genome, the region CTCCGTAATAGCTGATGCCATGGAGAAAAGTTGGCCGGCCGTTCAGTGTGAAGTGCGTGCCGGCTATGCCAAGGATCGTTTTCGCTTGAGATCCCGAAGGCACGCTGACGGTGTCGGGGGCAATCGAGCCCTCGGCACGACCCTGCACAGCTTCGACCATCAGCCGCGCCGCCTGGTTGCATCGGCTATTCGGATTGCCGGGACTTGCATCGTGATCGTCGATTACCGAGTCGTTCCAGGAGACGATAAGATCGAGGCTGGGAATGACCCAAAGCATTCGCATTCCACCGTGGCCGCTGGCGACGCAGGTGTCGGTCGGCGCGTCCACGAACAATCGCTGACCGGACTTGTTCGTCCGATTGAGCCACCAGTTAAAGCTGTAATATCCGGGGCCGATGGGTGTGATGTTTTTTCCCCCGCCAATGGATCGTTGATGCGGCAACATGCGGGCTTCCTTTCCACTGGTCGGAGGAGTACCGATCGGGACAGGGCTGGTAGTGGCGATGCGAATCAATTCCGGTTTGAGGAGTTGATGGTCTTTCCATTTGCCACCGCGCAGGTAAAGCAGGCCGAACCGGGCGAAATCGCGCACAGAAAGTGCAAGTCGACCCGGCCGGTCGTTCGGGCCGAACGCTTCGAATGTGAAGTGATCTTCAAACTGGAGAGGCCCGGCGATGCGCGTGCGCAGAACTTCGGTCCCATTTGTCCTGAACACTTTTCGGGTGAGCGTGTCGTAGTAGAGCGCGAGAGCGAAATCATTGTAAGACCAAGACTCGCCCGCTGGCTCAACGAGGCCGTAGCCGGAGGTTTGCGAAGCTAAATGCCGCCAGGTGATGCCGGCATCTTTGCCGTTGTTAATCGTCTTCAGGCGCGGCTCGAAGTCGGCAACCAGTCCGTCCACGCTTTTGATTCTCCCTTCCTGCACAGCGATCAGGAGCAGCGTGCTGATGATGGGTTTCATGGCCGACGCCACGTCACCGCTTTTGGACTGGTCGCCCCACGAATAAACCATGAAGCCGTGGCGGACAACGCAACCACGACCGCCGACGAGATCGCGCAAAGCATCCAGCTTTTCGGGTGACAAGCCGGCGTCATGAGGCGAGAGGATTTTCCAGTCTTTTTCGGGATAGGTGTCTGCGAAGCAGGCGAGCCGAGAAAAGGAGAGAAGCAGAAGAAAGCCGAAAGCGCAGAGGAATGAAGGCACGGGCGCAATGAATTTCGGAATGGTCATTGCGACGAGATTAAAACACCGGCTGGCAGCCCGGCAATGGCGTTGTGGGCCAGTTCGTTTGTTACGATGCTGTCTGAAAAAACCGTTCAAACGTGGTTGTGTCCCGATTTTTTTTGAATTGATTATTTCCTCCGGGAAGTCTATGAAGAATCCGCTGAAGTTCACAGT harbors:
- a CDS encoding serine hydrolase, whose product is MTIPKFIAPVPSFLCAFGFLLLLSFSRLACFADTYPEKDWKILSPHDAGLSPEKLDALRDLVGGRGCVVRHGFMVYSWGDQSKSGDVASAMKPIISTLLLIAVQEGRIKSVDGLVADFEPRLKTINNGKDAGITWRHLASQTSGYGLVEPAGESWSYNDFALALYYDTLTRKVFRTNGTEVLRTRIAGPLQFEDHFTFEAFGPNDRPGRLALSVRDFARFGLLYLRGGKWKDHQLLKPELIRIATTSPVPIGTPPTSGKEARMLPHQRSIGGGKNITPIGPGYYSFNWWLNRTNKSGQRLFVDAPTDTCVASGHGGMRMLWVIPSLDLIVSWNDSVIDDHDASPGNPNSRCNQAARLMVEAVQGRAEGSIAPDTVSVPSGSQAKTILGIAGTHFTLNGRPTFLHGISYYGALGARGGFIRRDLDDMQKSEFNWIRVWANWRAFGADAAAVDAGGNAIPAGLEKLKWLINECDRRGMVANVTFTRGGGDDGPPRLPTLKEHCRAVETVITALKPWRNWYLDLSNERNIRDARFTSIDDLKQLRELARRLDPALLVTASHGGDISRDELGDYLRTARVDFVSPHRPRDAQSPSQTEAKTREYLDWMRDLGRVVPVHYQEPFRRGYAKWNPKAEDFVADLRGAIAGGAAGWCFHNGSDHTTPDGRPRRSFDLRENCLFDQLDPEERNAIGLLKPHLKSGADVH